From the Pseudomonas sp. VD-NE ins genome, the window GCTCTGCCGGTAATCGGCACGATGGCGTTCAAGGGCTCGCTGGCTCAGGTGTTTGCCGCGATCACGGTGGGTGAACTGCCCGGGAAAAGCGTAATCCTCAAGCGCTGGCACCCGCGCTTCTTTGGCTTCGGCATCCAGTTGCACGTTGGGTTTTTCAAAGTGGTAATCACGGCGACTGACCTGCGTGGTGCGCGTTTCCAGGCGCACGTTGAAACGGTCGATCACTGCCGCGTCGGCAACCATGCCGCTGCCCTGTTTATAGGCCGTGGGCTGGGCTGGCGGGAGGAAAACGCTTTGATCGTCACCGAACACCAGCAGGTGCCCATCGCGGCGGTGCTGGAAATGAAAGTGAATGCCTTCTTCCTCGCACAAGCGCTGAATGAAGTGCAGGTCGGTCTCGGCGAACTGCACGCAGTAGCTGCGAGGTTGATAGTCGGCACTGAGCTGGAAACGCCAGGCATCCGCTTGCATGCCGTGGTCACCCAACACCCTCGCGATGATGTGCGGCACGCTCTGTTGCTGAAAGATTCGCTGGTTATGTCGATGCGCCAGGTAGGCCAGATGCGGCACCAGAGTGATCTGGTAGCGGGTCAGGCGTTTGCCCGAGTCGCCTTGGGCAATTCGATAGACCTGCCCATGAATGCCAGCGCCGTCGGCACCGAAGCACAGGAAGGCGGGACGGTGCAGCAAGGATTCGAGATCAAGGTCGGGCCGCTCGCTGACCACGTCCAGTTCGACCTCATAGATTCGATTGAGCGCCTCCTTCGCGCTGAACTCGAAGACCTGGAGTTCATGGAAAAAACCGTCGATATCGAGTCTGAACATCACGGACTTGCCAGCAGTCAGCATCCACATTTCCCTGTGTCTGTTTAAGACACAAGACTGTGGGGGGCGACGGCTGAATCGGTGAAGTCAGATGATTCGATGTTTGACGTAAGGTTTTTCTGACTAGGGAGAAACGGTCGACCTCAGGCCATGTTTCCTACAGACATGACCGCGACTTTTTCCCCGTGCAAAAAAAAACCGCCCTTACGGGCGGCTAAAAGTGCTTCGACCCTAAATCAGAAGCCAAGGCTGAAGCTGATGGTCATCGCGTGGTCGTTGCTGTCGTTGGACAGTTGGCCGGAGTAGCCGACGCCCAGTTTGTCTGGCAAGGAAGAAAGGTAATGATGCCCTTCTCTCCAGCAAGTTCCTAGACTGCCGCATCCACAACTTCGGTAACAAAGTCAAAAAGAAAGTCCAAGCCAATATCTCCAAAATCCAGATTCCATTTTGGCGCAGAATCAAGAACCCAACTACAAACAATAGGATAATTTGAATCAAGACCATACTCAGCAATCAACTTGTTCGCACCCGAAAGTTCGATTTTCTGATTTTCATCCACCTTCGCAACTGTGCCCGTCGCAACCACTGCGTACAACAGATTTTTATAATGCCGACCCTCCCCTCCCCCCTCAATCAGCTTTCGATCTATTAGACCTAAAGAAGAAAAGTTCGAGTACACCATCTTTCTTATTGCCTGATAATAACGCCTTGCCCCGTTTGGATCACCGGCACCCGACCTGATTCCAAGATCAATTCTCCCTTTAAAGTACGAAAGCACCAATCTTGCCAAATCATCCGGAGTGTAATTATCAATATCCACATTCACCGTGCACATTCGATAGTTGTCCATACCGAGAAAGTTAAACACTCTGAATGGCTGAATTCTCGGTTGGCGCGGTAAAGCTGATGGTCCTTGAGCACGAAAGCGTTGTTGAACAGCACCACTTACAAATAACCCATCAATGTAATACCAAGAAGTCGTTACATCAGCTCGGCATTCACACCAACCATCAAAACGACCCTCACCATAATATTTTTTATCCATGTCTCCTGTATCAAGTGGATCAAATATATTCTCAGCAGCTATATGCATTTTTCGATCTTCCCGCCAATCTGGGTCGGGCTTACTCTCCGAAACCATCACCCGTATTACTTGATTGATCCATAGACCATGAGCTGCCTCTACAGCATACAAGTTCGCCCAAGTTTTCATAAACACCTCTCTACCAGTTATAAAATCCAGACCGCACACAGGTAGAGAATGAACCTCACATAAAAAATGTCACCTGTCAGAAATGACAGTACTTTAGAAGTATTTGAAGTAAAAAGACCGATCAACACCATAAAAAAATATAGTCATTGTCATCTCTGACAAAAGAGCAATAAAAACTTTAGATAAAACTGTAAAACACATTATAAAATCCGTGTTCTGTATGGATAGGATACAACGCACCCTACCCTGTATTTTCAAGGCGATGACCTGGTTCGCACTATGAATCTGCTCTAAACATCCACGTCACCATAGCTTGAACTCTTATATGAAAAGCACAGATCAAAAGATCGTCCGATCTTTTGATCTTAAAAAAAAACCGCCCTCGCGGGCGGCTAAAAGTGCTTCGACCCTAAATCAGAAGCCAAGGCTGAAGCTGATGGTCATCGCGTGGTCGTTGCTGTCGTTCGACAGTTGGCCGGAGTAGCCGACGCCGAGTTTGCCGGTCGGGCTGATCTGGAAGTCGACACCCGCTTCGACGATGGCGCTGTCCTTGGCGATCGGCACGCCCTGGGTGCTAAACGAGGCGCCGCCGTCGATGAAGGTCAGGTCGGCATCGGGCTTGGTGTCACCGAAGGCATGGCGCCAGCCGATGGCCGCGCGAGGGGTGAATTGCCCGCCGTTGGCCAGGGTGATGACTTTGCCGGCGCGCACGCCGAGGGTCGAGAAAGTGATGTCTTGATCGGCATCCGCTTCCAGGCGCCCTACTCCGCCCTTTTCCTTGGCTTTGTCGGTGTCGTAGTTGACGTAGGCGAGCCCTGCGAACGGCTCGAGGGCAATGCCGCCAGCGTCGATGGCGTAACCGACTTCACCGAACACTTGGGCGATGCGCGCGTCGTAGTTGGCTTTCAAGCGATCGTTGTAACTGCCGACGCTGACGTTGCGTTTGGTCTCGATGTCGTGCCAGCTGTAAGCCGCGCCGAGGCGCACCGCCAAGGCATCGAACTGCGAGTTGAGGTACGCCGCCAGGTGGTAGCTTTCGACGGTGGCATCCGAGCGACGATCATGCGCATCGAGATCGCTGCGGGTGTAACCGGCGGCCATGCCCACGCGCCACTGGTCATCGAGTTGCTTGTCGGTGCCGAGCATGAAGCCGCTGAGGTTACGGTCGAGTTTCGCCGCGTTGCTGTCGCCATCCGACTCGCCCCAGGCACCGAGTGCCCGCGCCCAGCCGACCATTTCACCGTGGCAACCGTTACTGCTCAGTTGGTTGTCACTTGGCGCCAGGGCACGGCGTGGATCATCCGCCTCGCTGCACGACGGTTGGCGCATGCGATCGTTGACCGCGTCACGCACGTAGCGCGAATCCTCGAGGATGGCACTGGCGGTGCTGGCGTGGATCTCACCCGACAGACTGTCGAAGGCATTACGCGCACCGGCGACACTGAGGTTGACGATCTCGTTCTGCAACGCCGCACCTGCCGGGCCGTTGTTCGACAGCGCGGTGGCGGTGCGGAACTGGTTATCGGTGGCGGCGACATCGGCGAACGAATTGCCATTGCGGCTGACCACCAGGTTCACCGCGCTGGCGTCATATACCAGTGCGCTGTTGAGGAACGCGTATTGCGGCAGGTCCGCAGCGCTGAAGGTGCCGATAACACCACCGCCCGCGGTGATCAGCGAATACGTGGTGTTGCCGGTGAACGGTGCCAGGGAATTCACTTGCAGCCCGCCACCCAGCGTTGCCGTGCCGCCGACGGCCAGTGGCGTTGCGGTTGGCGAACTGACCGTCAGCGCCAGCACACCGTCGGAGGCGTTGGTCAGGTTACCGGCGACGCTCAGGGTTCCGGCTTCGGCCCCCGAAGCGACAACCCCATGGTTGACCACGGAGCCGACGCTGCCGTTGCCGCTCAGACCCGCGCCGTTGGCCACGGTGACTTGCGCGCCCAACGAAGCTCGCGCGGCGCGGCTGCCGACTTGCAGCACACCTTGATCGACCGACACGGTACCGCTGAACGGGTTATCTCCGGTCAACAGCAAGGTACCGGCGCCACGTTTGGCCATCGCCCCGAGACCGCTGAGGACCCCGTTGAACTGACCATTGGCGTTCTGCTGGAACACCAGCGTGGCGTTGTCGAGGATGTTGCCTTGCAGGCTGGTGGTGTTACCGATCAGCGTACCGCCGCTGACGGTGGTGCCACCGCTGTAGGTGTTGGCACCGCTCAATACCAGCGTGCCGGAATCAAGCTTCTCGATACCGCCCGTGCCTACCAGCGGCACGGAAATTTCCGCACTCCCACCGGCATTGACCCGCACCGGTGCAAGGCTGCCGTCGGCGCCATTGACCGGCGTCAACGTGCCGCCAGCCCCCGGAACCAGGCTGTAGCCGCCGGAGAGGAATTGCAGACCGGTGAAGTTCTGATTGCCCTGCACGGTAACGGTACCCGCCTGACCGCCGAACACGGCGAACTGACCATTTGACGCCAAGGCTTGAGTACCGCTCGGATCGGTCCAGTTGGTGCCTGGGCCCCATACACCACTGCCACCACCGATGCTGCCGTCCGGATTGGTAGTGCCACCGTTCCAGAACTGCACCTCACCCGGCGTGCCTTGCACCAGCAGGTTGATCTGATTGGCAATCGCGGTTTGCAGCGTCAGATTGGCCGCCGACACCGGCAGGCTGCCATACGCCAGACCGTTGTCGGTCAGGTTGCCGCCGTAGCTGAACAGTTGATAGACGCCGGTGCCGAAACCGCCGGCATTGCTGATGTTCAACGTACCGTCGAGGGTCAGGTTACCGGCGACATTGACCACGGTGGTCGAACTGGCCGCCGAGCCGAGACTGAAGTCCAGATTGGTCCCCGAGGACAGTGCCAGCGAACCGACCGACAACGGCGTCGCGGTGCCGCCACCGGCCAGCGTCGCACCGTCGGCCAGTTGCACAGCGCCACCGAGCTGACCGCCACCGCCGATGCTCGCGCCGCTGGCAACGTTGACGTTGGCGCTGTTGAGCACACCGTTGACGATCAGGTTGCCGGCCTGCACCGAGGTGTTGCCGGTGAAGGTGTTGTTGCCAGTCAGCAGCAACTCACCCGTACCGGTTTTGTTCAGCGTACCGGCGCCGGTGAGATTGCCGGTGTAACTGCCATCGGCGTTTTGCTCGAAGGTCAGCGTCGCGTTGTTGACGATCGCACCTTGCAGGCTGCTGGTGTCACCGCGCGTCGTGCCGCCGTTCAGCGTGGTGCCGCCGCTGTAGATGTTGGCGCCACTGAGGACGAGATCGCCGGCACCGTTTTTCACCAGACTGCCGGAGCCGGTCACAGCACCGATCAGCGTGGTGTTCTGATTGCCGGCGAGGGTCAGTTGCGCGCCAAGGTTGACGGCGTTGGCCAGTTGCAGCGCCGAGCTGCTGTCGAGGGTGCCATTGCCGGTGACGTTGAGCGCGCCGCTGCTGATCGCACTGTTGTTGCCGAGGACCAGCGTACCGCCGGCGAGTTGAGTGCCGCCGCTGTACGTGTTGCTGCCGTTGAGGGTCAGGCTCGATGCACCGGCCTTGATCAGGCTGCCACTGCCGCTGACTACACCGCCGAGGGTCAAGGCATTGGAGCCGGCAACGGTCAAGCCACCGTTGACGACCACGTCGTTGCCCAGCGTAACGGCGCTGTTGCTGTCCAGCGCGGTGCCGTCAGCTGCGGTCAACACACCGGTGCCGAGCGCCGCGTTGTTGCCGACCACAATCTTGCCGCCGTTGAGTGCGGTGCCGCCGGTGTAGCCGTTGGCCGCGTTGAGCACCAGCGTACCGGTGTCGTATTTGCCCAGCGTTCCGCTGCCATTGAGCGCCACACCGAGGGTTGCCGTGGCGTTCGGGTCAACCCGCACCGTGGCATTGCCCAGCGAACCGTTGACCAGATTCAGCGAGCCCGCCGTGCCGTTCACCAGGTTGTAGCCGTCAGTGACGAACTGCATGCCAGTGAGGGTTTGTGCGCCGTTGACGGTGACCGTGCCGGCCGCGCCCTGGAACACCGCGAAATTATTGGTCCAGGCCTGGTTGGTGGTGCCGTTGACGTCGGTCCAGTTGGTGGTGCCGGTGCCCCAGGTGCCGCTGCCGCCTTCGACCGAACCGTTGGCCACCAGTTGGTTGCCGTCCCAGAACTGCACGGTGACGCCCGGTGCGGTGACCAGCAGGTTGATCTGATTGGCCAGTGCGGTTTGCAGGGTCAGATCGCCCGGGCTGACGCTGCCTGGCAGTGTGCCGAAGAGCATGCCGTTGTCGGTCAGGCCGCCGGTGTAGTCGATCAGACGATAGACGCCGCTGCCGAAACCACCGATATCACTGACGTTGAGAGTGCCGTCGAGGGTCAGGTTGCCGCCAACGCTGACCAACGCATTGCCGCCACCGGACACCGGTGTACCGAGGCCGACGTCGAAGCTGGAGTTGCCGTTGAACACCAGCGAACTCACGCTCAGCGTACTGCCGGTGACGCCCGCCAGATGACCGCCATCGGCCACCGTCACGGCACCGGTCAGGGTGCCGCTGCCGCCGAGGGTGCCACCGTTGTTGACCAGCACATTGCCGCTGGCCAGCGAACCGTTGACCTGCAGCGTACCGGCATTGACGTTGGTATCACCGGTCATGTCGCTGATGCCGCTGAGGGTCAGGGTGCCGGTGCCGATTTTGCTCAGGCTGCCGTCGCCGCTGAGAATGCCAGCGAAGGTGCTGCTGACGTTGTTGCCGCCGAGGCTCAGCGTATTGCCGGTGCCGATCAGCGCAGTGCCGCTGCCTGTCAGGCTGGCAAGGCTGCCCGATGCACCGAGATTCAACGCCGCGCCGCTCGCGAGATTGACCGTGGCGTTGTTGCCCAGCGCCGCGCCACTCAGCGTGGTCAGGCTGCCGGACGCCACATCGAAGGTGCCGCTGAAGGTGTTGTTGCCGCTCAGTGTCACGTCGGCCAGACCGTTTTTGCTCAACGTGCCGGCGCCGGCAATCACACCGCCAAGGGTCAGGTTGTTGTTACCGGCCAGAGCCAGATTGGCGTTGACGTTGAGGTTGTTGGCCAGCACCAGTGGCGCGGAGTTGTCGAGGGTCGAAGCGCCGGCCACCGTCAGCGCGCCGCTGCCCAGAGACGCGCCCGTACCAAGGGTCAGCGTGCCGGCATTCAGCGTGGTACCGCCGGAGTAAGTATTGATGCCATTGAGGGTCAGGTTCGACGCGCCGTTTTTAATCAAGCCGCCCGCGCCGCTGACGACGCCCGCGAGGGTCAGGTTGTTGCTGCCGGTGTTGCTCAGATTGGCGTTGAGCACGACGTTGTTGCCCAGGCTCAGCGCGCTGTTGCTGTCCAGCGCCGAGGCGCCGGCTACGGTGAGGTTGCCCAGGCCCAGCGCCGAGTTGCTGCCAGCGGTCAGCGTGCCCGCGTTCAGGGTGGTGCCGCCGAGGAAGTTGTTATTGCCGCTGAGGGTCAGGTTGGCGGCGCCGTTTTTGCTCAGGCTGCCGGCGCCGTTGACCGTGCCGGCAAGGGTCAGATCCGCCGTGCCACCGATGCCGAGATTGCCGGCCAGGTTGACCGCATTGTTTACCGAAACCGCCGTGCTCGCATCCAGTGTGGTGCCGCCCGCCGCGTTCAACGTGCCGGAGCCCAGCGCCGCATTCGACGCCAGAATCAGTCCGCCGGCATTCAAGGCTACCGGGCCAAGGAAGGCGTTGTTGCCGCCGAGGGTCAGGTTCGCCGTGCCGGTTTTGATCAGGCCACCGGTGCCGCCAATCACGCCGTTGAGAATCAGTGCATTGCTGCCGACCACGGTGAGGTTACCGTTGAGCGTCGCCGCGTTGGCCAGTGTCACCGCCGCGTTACTGTCCAGTTGCGTACCGGCATTCGCCGTCAACGTACCGGTGCCGAGTGCGGTGTTGCTGCCGACGATGATCTTGCCGCCGTCCAGTTGCGTGCCGCCGGTATAGGTGTTGGCACCACCGAGCACCAGAGTGCCGGCGTCGAGTTTATTAAGGATGCCGCTGCCATCGATATTGGCATTAATCGTCGCGGTCACGCCCGGATCGACGCGCAACGAAGTGGTGCCGCCGGTGCCGTTAACCGCTGTGAGTTGCCCCGCTGCACCGTTGACCACGTTGTAGCCGTCGGTGAGGAACTGCATGCCAGTGAACGCCTGCGTGCCGTTCACCGTCACCGTGCCGGCGGTGCCCTGGAACACCGCGAAGTCGCCGGCCCACGGTTGGTTGACCAAACCGTTGGCATCGGTCCAGTTGGTGCCGACCGCATTCCACGTGCCGCTGCCGCCATCGACCACACCGTTGGCGATGGTCTGGCTGCCGTCCCAGTAACGGATGTTGCTGTTCGGCGCGGAGACTTGAATGTTGATCTGATTGGCCACGCCGGTTTGCACCAGCAGATCGCCGAGCCCGTAGCCGACCGGCACGCTGGCCACGTCCAGACCGAGATTGGTCAGGGCGCCGGTGTAGTTGAACAGGCGATACACGCCGACGCCAAACCCGCCGGCATCAGTAACGTTGAGATTGCCGTCGAGGGTGAGGTTGCCGCCGACATTCATCAGCGACGCGGTCGACGGTGTGCCCAATGCCACATCAACGTTGCTGCCAGCGCCGAGAGTCAGAGCACCCGCCGACAAGGTGTTGCCCGACGACAACGCTAGGTGCCCACCGTTGTTGATGTTGACCGCGCCGAGCGCCGAGCCGGTACCGGTCAGCGTGCCACCGGTATTGACGTTGACCTGTGCACTGGCCAGCGAACCGCTGAGATCGACGGTACCGCCATCGATCGCGGTATTGCCTGTAATGCCGTTGATGCCAGTGAGGTTCAAAGTGCCGGTGCCGACTTTGACCAGGCCGCCGCTGCCGCTGAGATCGCCGTCAAACGTACTGGTGACGTTGCCGCCGCCGACGGTCAGGGAATTGCTGCCGGTCAGTTGCACACTGCCGCTGCCGGTCAGCGCGCCGAGGCTGGCGTCGCTGCCCAGATTCAGCCCGGCGCCGGCGCTGATGTTGACCCCGGAAGTGCTGCCCAGCGCATTGGTGTTGAGTGTGGTGACGCTGCCGGACACGATATTCAGCGCACCGGTGAAGGTGTTGTTGCCGGCCAGAGTCAGGTCCGACAAACCGTTTTTGGTCAGGCTGCCGGCACCGTCAATGATGCCGTTCAAGCTCAAATCGTTGTTGCCGGCAACGGTCAGTCCGGCATTCAGCGTAATCGCGTTGCCGATGCCGAACGAAGCGCTGTTATCCAGCGTTGCCGCGCCACCGACGACCAATGCGCCGCTGCCCAGGCCGTTGGCATTGCCCAGGGTCAGCGTGCCGGCGTTGAGCGTGGTGCCGCCGCTGAAGGTGTTGTTGCCGTTAAGCGTCAGGTTGGCAGCGCCATCCTTGATCAACTGGCCTGTGCCGCTGGTGACGCCGCCGAGGGTGAGGTTCTGCGTGCCGCCAACGCTCAGCGCCGCATTCAGGGCGACGGCGTTGTTGAGGCTGACCAACGGCGAATTACTGTCCAGCGTTGCGGCGCCAGCGACGGTCAGCGCCCCGGAACCCAGTGCCGAGCTGTTGCCGACGGTCAGGGTGCCGGCGTTCAGCGTGGTGCCACCGATGTAGTTGTTGGCCGCGTTGAGAATCAGATTGGCCGCGCCGTCTTTCACCAGACTGCCGGCGCCGCTGACCAGACCGGTCAGGGTCATATTCGCCGTGCCGCCGATGTTCAAGGCACCGGCGAGTGCCACGGCATTGTTCAGGCTGACGGCGGTGTTGGCGTCCAGCGTGGTGTTGGCGGCCGCGTTCAACGTACCGGAACCCAGCGCGGTGTTGCTGCCGACAATCAGTTTGCCGGTGTTCAACGCGGTGTTGCCAAAATAAGTGTTAGCGCCATTGAGGGTCAGGTCGGCAGCGCCGTTCTTGGTCAGCCCACCGATACCGGCGACCACGCCGCCGAGGGTCAGCGCATTGGTGCCGCCCAAGGTCAGGGTGCCGCCGAGGTTGACGTTATTGGCCAGCGTTGCCGCAGTGCTGGCATCGAGGGTGGTACCGTTCGAGGCGTTGAGTGTGCCGGTGCCGAGGGCGGTGCTGGAACCGACAATCAGCGAACCGGCATTCAGCGCCGTGGTGCCGGTGTAGGTGTTATTGCCGTTGAGGGTCAGGCTCGATGCGCCGGTCTTGATCAAACCGTTGCCGCCACTGATCACCCCGCCAAGGGTCAATGCGTTGGCGCCGCCGGCGGTGAGGTTGGCGTTGAGAATCACATTGTTGTTCAGGGTCACGGCCGAACTGCTGTTGAGCGTGCCCGCACCTTCCACCGACAACGCGCCGGTGCCCAGTGCTGCGCCGTTGCCGACCGTCAGGCTGCCGGCATTCAGCGTGGTGCCGCCGCTGTAGGTGTTGACGCCGCTGAGTGTGAGATTGGCTGCGCCGTTTTTTACCAGTTGGCTGGCGCCGCTGATCACCCCGCCGAGGGTCAGCGCGTTGCTGCCGCCAATGCCCAGGCTGTTGTTGAGAATGACCGCGTTGTTCAGCGTCACCGCCGCATTGCTGTCGAGGGTGGCCACGCCGCCGACGGTGATATTGCCGCTGCCGAGCGCCGCGTTGGCACCCGCCGTGATCGTGCCCGCGTTCAACGCGACCGCACCGAGGAAGGTGTTGGCGCCATTGAGAATCAGGTTGGCCGCGCCGTTTTTGGTCAGCCCGCCGCTGCCGCTGACGATGCCGCCGAGGGTCAGGTTGGCGCTGCCGCCGACGTTGAGGTTACCGCCGAGCGACACCGCGTTGGTCAGTGCCACTGCCGTGCTGGCGTCGAGGGTGGTGCCCGCCGCCGTGGTCAGTGCACCGGTGCCCAGCGCGGTGTTGGAACCGACAATCAGCGTGCCGGCATTCAGCGCGGTGCCGCCGGAGAAGGTGTTGTTGCCGCTGAGACTGAGGTTCGCAGTGCCGTTCTTGATCAGATTGCCGGCGCCACTGACGACGCCACTCAGGCCCAATGCCTGCGTCCCACCAACGGTCAGTCCTCCTGCCAGCGCGACGGCGTTGGCGAGGGTCACCGCCGTGGTTGCATCCAGCGTGGTGCCTGCTGCCGCATTCAGCGCGCCAGTACCCAGCGCGGTGTTGCTGCCGACCAACAGGCTGCCGGCATTGAGCAGCGTGTTGCCACTGTTGGTGTTGTTGCCGGTCAACGTCAGGCTGGCACTGCCGGATTTGGTAATCCCGCCGGTTCCGGACAACACACCACCAAGGGTCAGCGCATTGCTGCCGAGCACGTTGAGCGCGCCGGTCATGCCAATGTTATTGGCCAGCGTGACGTTGGCGGTGCTGTCCAGACTGGTACCGGCGGCCGTGTTCAGCGCGCCGCTGCCGAGCGAGTTGTTATTGGTCACCAGCAGGCTGCCGGCGCTCAAAGTGGTGGTGCCGGTGAACCCGGTGTTGGCGCCGCTGACGGTCAGGCTGCCAGTACCGGTTTTGGTCAGGCCGCTGCTGCCGCTGATCAAACCGCCGAGGGTCAGTGCGCCAGTGCCGCCGGCCGTCAAGGTGCCGCCGAGGCTGATGGCGTTGGCCAGGCTGATCGTGCCCGGTGCGCTCAATGTTGTAGCGCCGGTGACGTTGAGGCTGCCGGTGCTGAAGGCCTGATTGTTGCTGACCTGCACCGTGCCGCCATTGAGCGTGGTGTTGCCCAGGTAGGTGTTGGCGGCGCTAAGGCTCAATTGCCCGGAACCGACTTTGGTCAGACCGCCACTACCGGAAATCACCCCGCTCAGGGTGGTCGCGTTGGTGCCTTGCACCGTCACGCCACCAGCGCCGAGGGAAATCAGATTGCTGATGTTCAACCCGGCATTGCTGGCTTGCAGAGTCCCGCCGTTGGAAGTGAGCACACCGCTGCCGAACGTGGCGTTGTTGTTGAACTGGGCGACACCGCCGTTGAGCGTGGTCGCGCCGCTGACCAATGGCCCCTGCAAGGTCCAGGTGCCGCTGTTGAGGGTCAGGTTGTTGAAGTTGATGTAGGTGGCGCTGGATGCGGTGCCGACACCGGTAGTGCCGCCGCCGACGCCAGCCGGGTTTTGCAGGATCAGGCTGTTGGTGCCGCCCGCCCCGCCATCCACCGTACCGGTCGGGGCGAAGGTCAGGTTGATGCCGATCAATCCGCCTAGACCGACG encodes:
- a CDS encoding autotransporter-associated beta strand repeat-containing protein, yielding MEARFGVALVSRFSPLSLAVHLSVAGLLFGGVSAPALATCSTAGSTVTCTGVPSLPLFLNNFSSATSGLTVNVNSGAQMNATLGGHVMDLTGVNISLNNSGTIDPALLGLVSVLSGGAFIGTGATSTVSVLNNASGIIRGTGMLLGLNLTSIDGLALSVNNAATGTTSITNNGTITSTGLSIGGITLADTPVIGVYGGSQVNMTNSSTGVINGRIAFETSAAGNTFTNAGAITGGVSMGAASTNTFTAVTGSSVNVGDGVQISVGLGGLIGINLTFAPTGTVDGGAGGTNSLILQNPAGVGGGTTGVGTASSATYINFNNLTLNSGTWTLQGPLVSGATTLNGGVAQFNNNATFGSGVLTSNGGTLQASNAGLNISNLISLGAGGVTVQGTNATTLSGVISGSGGLTKVGSGQLSLSAANTYLGNTTLNGGTVQVSNNQAFSTGSLNVTGATTLSAPGTISLANAISLGGTLTAGGTGALTLGGLISGSSGLTKTGTGSLTVSGANTGFTGTTTLSAGSLLVTNNNSLGSGALNTAAGTSLDSTANVTLANNIGMTGALNVLGSNALTLGGVLSGTGGITKSGSASLTLTGNNTNSGNTLLNAGSLLVGSNTALGTGALNAAAGTTLDATTAVTLANAVALAGGLTVGGTQALGLSGVVSGAGNLIKNGTANLSLSGNNTFSGGTALNAGTLIVGSNTALGTGALTTAAGTTLDASTAVALTNAVSLGGNLNVGGSANLTLGGIVSGSGGLTKNGAANLILNGANTFLGAVALNAGTITAGANAALGSGNITVGGVATLDSNAAVTLNNAVILNNSLGIGGSNALTLGGVISGASQLVKNGAANLTLSGVNTYSGGTTLNAGSLTVGNGAALGTGALSVEGAGTLNSSSAVTLNNNVILNANLTAGGANALTLGGVISGGNGLIKTGASSLTLNGNNTYTGTTALNAGSLIVGSSTALGTGTLNASNGTTLDASTAATLANNVNLGGTLTLGGTNALTLGGVVAGIGGLTKNGAADLTLNGANTYFGNTALNTGKLIVGSNTALGSGTLNAAANTTLDANTAVSLNNAVALAGALNIGGTANMTLTGLVSGAGSLVKDGAANLILNAANNYIGGTTLNAGTLTVGNSSALGSGALTVAGAATLDSNSPLVSLNNAVALNAALSVGGTQNLTLGGVTSGTGQLIKDGAANLTLNGNNTFSGGTTLNAGTLTLGNANGLGSGALVVGGAATLDNSASFGIGNAITLNAGLTVAGNNDLSLNGIIDGAGSLTKNGLSDLTLAGNNTFTGALNIVSGSVTTLNTNALGSTSGVNISAGAGLNLGSDASLGALTGSGSVQLTGSNSLTVGGGNVTSTFDGDLSGSGGLVKVGTGTLNLTGINGITGNTAIDGGTVDLSGSLASAQVNVNTGGTLTGTGSALGAVNINNGGHLALSSGNTLSAGALTLGAGSNVDVALGTPSTASLMNVGGNLTLDGNLNVTDAGGFGVGVYRLFNYTGALTNLGLDVASVPVGYGLGDLLVQTGVANQINIQVSAPNSNIRYWDGSQTIANGVVDGGSGTWNAVGTNWTDANGLVNQPWAGDFAVFQGTAGTVTVNGTQAFTGMQFLTDGYNVVNGAAGQLTAVNGTGGTTSLRVDPGVTATINANIDGSGILNKLDAGTLVLGGANTYTGGTQLDGGKIIVGSNTALGTGTLTANAGTQLDSNAAVTLANAATLNGNLTVVGSNALILNGVIGGTGGLIKTGTANLTLGGNNAFLGPVALNAGGLILASNAALGSGTLNAAGGTTLDASTAVSVNNAVNLAGNLGIGGTADLTLAGTVNGAGSLSKNGAANLTLSGNNNFLGGTTLNAGTLTAGSNSALGLGNLTVAGASALDSNSALSLGNNVVLNANLSNTGSNNLTLAGVVSGAGGLIKNGASNLTLNGINTYSGGTTLNAGTLTLGTGASLGSGALTVAGASTLDNSAPLVLANNLNVNANLALAGNNNLTLGGVIAGAGTLSKNGLADVTLSGNNTFSGTFDVASGSLTTLSGAALGNNATVNLASGAALNLGASGSLASLTGSGTALIGTGNTLSLGGNNVSSTFAGILSGDGSLSKIGTGTLTLSGISDMTGDTNVNAGTLQVNGSLASGNVLVNNGGTLGGSGTLTGAVTVADGGHLAGVTGSTLSVSSLVFNGNSSFDVGLGTPVSGGGNALVSVGGNLTLDGTLNVSDIGGFGSGVYRLIDYTGGLTDNGMLFGTLPGSVSPGDLTLQTALANQINLLVTAPGVTVQFWDGNQLVANGSVEGGSGTWGTGTTNWTDVNGTTNQAWTNNFAVFQGAAGTVTVNGAQTLTGMQFVTDGYNLVNGTAGSLNLVNGSLGNATVRVDPNATATLGVALNGSGTLGKYDTGTLVLNAANGYTGGTALNGGKIVVGNNAALGTGVLTAADGTALDSNSAVTLGNDVVVNGGLTVAGSNALTLGGVVSGSGSLIKAGASSLTLNGSNTYSGGTQLAGGTLVLGNNSAISSGALNVTGNGTLDSSSALQLANAVNLGAQLTLAGNQNTTLIGAVTGSGSLVKNGAGDLVLSGANIYSGGTTLNGGTTRGDTSSLQGAIVNNATLTFEQNADGSYTGNLTGAGTLNKTGTGELLLTGNNTFTGNTSVQAGNLIVNGVLNSANVNVASGASIGGGGQLGGAVQLADGATLAGGGTATPLSVGSLALSSGTNLDFSLGSAASSTTVVNVAGNLTLDGTLNISNAGGFGTGVYQLFSYGGNLTDNGLAYGSLPVSAANLTLQTAIANQINLLVQGTPGEVQFWNGGTTNPDGSIGGGSGVWGPGTNWTDPSGTQALASNGQFAVFGGQAGTVTVQGNQNFTGLQFLSGGYSLVPGAGGTLTPVNGADGSLAPVRVNAGGSAEISVPLVGTGGIEKLDSGTLVLSGANTYSGGTTVSGGTLIGNTTSLQGNILDNATLVFQQNANGQFNGVLSGLGAMAKRGAGTLLLTGDNPFSGTVSVDQGVLQVGSRAARASLGAQVTVANGAGLSGNGSVGSVVNHGVVASGAEAGTLSVAGNLTNASDGVLALTVSSPTATPLAVGGTATLGGGLQVNSLAPFTGNTTYSLITAGGGVIGTFSAADLPQYAFLNSALVYDASAVNLVVSRNGNSFADVAATDNQFRTATALSNNGPAGAALQNEIVNLSVAGARNAFDSLSGEIHASTASAILEDSRYVRDAVNDRMRQPSCSEADDPRRALAPSDNQLSSNGCHGEMVGWARALGAWGESDGDSNAAKLDRNLSGFMLGTDKQLDDQWRVGMAAGYTRSDLDAHDRRSDATVESYHLAAYLNSQFDALAVRLGAAYSWHDIETKRNVSVGSYNDRLKANYDARIAQVFGEVGYAIDAGGIALEPFAGLAYVNYDTDKAKEKGGVGRLEADADQDITFSTLGVRAGKVITLANGGQFTPRAAIGWRHAFGDTKPDADLTFIDGGASFSTQGVPIAKDSAIVEAGVDFQISPTGKLGVGYSGQLSNDSNDHAMTISFSLGF